From Desulforegula conservatrix Mb1Pa:
CAAGGCTCTGAAGACCGCTAAAAACCTTGCGGAAAAGCATCCGAACGATGTTGACGTTCTTCTTCTATACGCAGGTATAAGACAAGTGATGAAAACAGAACCTCTGGAAGTTGTAAACACATACGAGAAGGTTCTTAAACTTGATCCTAAACAGAAGAATGTATATCTGATGCTCGGAAGACTTTATCTTGAAAAGCAGGATCAGAAAAACGCATTCAGAATATACACGGATCTAGTAAAAATTTTTCCTGATTCCTACGCAGGCTTTTTCTATTTAGGAAGGATTCACATCCAAAGGAAAGAATATACAGAAGCAGAGAAGTGCTTTAAAAAATCCCTTGAACTTGACCCGACAATTGAAGCCCCTAAATTCGAACTTATCGGGTTGTACAAATTGCAGAAAAAAAACAACAAGGCCATTGAGATGTATAAAAAAATCATCTCTGACAATCCCGATAATATCCATGCCCAGGTTGGCCTCGGTCTTTTTTATAATTCCTTGGGCTTCAAGGATAAATCAGAACAGATATTTTATCTTTTATCAAAAAGAGCCGCAGACGTATCACCTATTGTGACAGAAGTTCTTGTTAATTATATAGAAAAAAATAACATTAAGGACGCAGTGACCATCCTGACCGGGCTTTTAAAAGGTCAGCCTGACAACTCTGAGCTTAATTACGCCATGGCAGTCGCATATGACAGAAGCAAAATGAAAGATGAGACTCTCATGTATCTGAAAAAAGTAAAGCCTGATTCAAAATTTTACACAATAGCAGTGGTTCATACCGCCGTTGTTCTTCATGATGACAAGAGAAGCCAGGAAGCAATCACTACAATTGAAAAAGCCCTTGATAATCAGAAGGATAATCTCGAACTTTATAATTTCCTCGCTTTTCTTTATGAAGAAATAGGCAATTTTGACAAGGCCGAGGAAGTTCTGAAAAAAGCTTTATCACTTGATGAAAGCAACACAAAACTTCATTACAGACTCGGTGTAGTCTATGATAAAGCCGGAAATAAGCAGGAATCGATAAACAGCATGAAAAAGGTCATTGAGCTTGAGCCAACCAACGCCAATGCCCTTAATTATCTTGGGTATACTTACGCAGATATGGGAACGGATCTTGATGAGGCCGAAAGACTGATAAATGAAGCCCTGAGATATAAGCCCGATGACGGATATATTCTCGACAGCCTCGGGTGGGTGTATTATCAACGAGGTGAGTATGAAAAGGCCAATGAATATATCACAAGGGCGGGAGCACAGATTGTAAATGATCCCACAATTTTCGAGCACCTCGGAGATATTAACGATAAACTGAAAAATATTGAAAAAGCATCCGGGTATTACAAGAAATCTTTAGAATTATATAAAGACGAGCCTTCAAAAAAACGTATTACTGACAAAATCAATAAGCTTAAGAAGTAGGATGAAATGCGAGCATCAATATTTTTTTTAGTTGTTTTTGCAGCTTTGTTTTCTGTCGGATGTGCCACAAGGTCTATTCAACCAGTAAAATTTGAAAATGGTCTTGAAGCAGGACTTGTCCTTGGCAAATTGCAGAAATCAAATGAATCTCTTGATAATTTCAAGTGTTCAGGAACTATAGAGATCCATAATGACGATGAATCGTTTAACGCAAGAACAGTAATGTGCGTCAAACCACCATCGTCTTTCAGGCTCGAAGCGCTTAGTCCTGCTGGGCCTCCTGCTTTCAGAATGTCCGGGGATACGGAAAGTATATATATTCAGCCTGAACCAAGCGGACAAATCTACAAAAAGGATGCAAAAGGCGCAACCCTTGAAAAGCTTGCAGGCATTGAAATTCAGGTTCAGGATATGATAAATCTTCTTTGCGGGCGGCCTGCTGTCGTTCCTGATGGATCCTTGGCTGACCTTAAATTAGACCCCCATGATAAATCAGCTAAAGCACTCGTAATTTATGATGTTGCCGGCAATATTCTTCAACGCCTGAAACTTGATGAAAGCAACTCGATTCAGTCAGCCGAGATTTTTGATTCATCTGGCAAATCCATATATAGTGCTGAGTTTTCAGGTGCTAAACAAGTAGGTGGCTTTGTCTTTCCAGGGAAGGTTTTTGTTAAGGCGGGGAATAAAGAACTCAAGCTTGCCATACGCCAGATATGGCCGAATACAGATATCAAAGAAAATTTATTTGTATTGACTGCTCCGGCAACCGGGAATAATTAGTTTTTAACCTGTATAAGGTCTTAAATCGACCTCCAGTTTTAATATCAAGCTTAAGAAATTAGTTAGGAGAAGTTGTCATGATTCACGAAAAAATGCCGGATTCAAAATCTTCATGCAAAACCAGTTCATGTGGCTCTGGAAAAAGTGCTGCTATTCAGCGCAATGAAGAACTGACCAAGGCAGCCCTATCAAAAATTAAATTCAAGATTCTTGTAATGAGCGGAAAGGGCGGCGTTGGCAAGAGCAGCGTCGCTTGTAACCTTGCAGTCGCTCTTTCAAACAGGGGCTTCAAAACAGGTCTCATGGATGTCGATGTGCATGGGCCAAGCGTGGCAAAAATCATGGGAATGAAAGGCCTCCTTGATGCCACAGAGGACAGGATGCTCATTCCAATGGCTTTTGGTGATAATCTCAAGATCGTTTCCATGCAGTCCCTTCTTCCGCATGAAGACCAGGCGATCATATGGAGAGGCCCTGCCAAGGGAAGCATGATTCAGCAATTCATAGGGTCCGTTAAATGGGATAATCTTGATTTTTTAATTATTGATGCTCCTCCGGGAACAGGAGACGAGCCTCTTACTGTTATCCAGACAGTCACTGACGCAAAAGCCGTGATTGTTACAACTCCCCAGGATGTCGCACTCTCGGATGTCAGAAAATCCATAAATTTTTGCAAGACAGTTAAAATGGATGTAATCGGCCTTGTTGAAAATATGGGGCCTTTTGACTGCCCTCATTGTGCAAAGCAGATAGCTCTTTTTAATAATGCCGGTGCAGAAAAAACAGCGGCTGAGATGGGGATAGATTTTCTTGGTTATGTTCCTTTTGACATACAGGTAGGTCAGTCATGCGACGCAGGACTTCCTATTGCAAGCACTCATATGGATAGTCCTTTCATGAAGGCTTTTGATTTAATAGTATCAAAGATTGTGGAAGATCTTGGAGTGAAGAAATAGCAAGGCCTTGATTTGCAATCATGAATATTATTCATATCATCATTATATGGATGATATGATTTAATAGGGAACGGTTTATGCCGTTCCCTATTTGTTTAAATGAGCTGGATGAAATCATTTTCAACGGCATAAACTTTTTAATCCTTTACTCTGATCGGTGCTAAAGTGATTAATGATAATTCATGGAAAACCTCTCTGCGTGAATCACTCAATCTGAGGGAAGACGAATATCTTTCCCCGCTCGCTGCAAAAAGCGGAAATGCATCGAGGAGAAGGTTTGAAAAAAGAGCCTCAGAGGATTACAGGCAGTCTTTTTCGCTCGATGCTGACAGGATTGTTAACTCCAGGGCATATTCCCGTTATATTGACAAGACCCAGGTCTTTTCATTTATAAAAAACGATCATCTCACCCACCGCGTACTCCATGTTCAGCTCGTATCAAAATGTGCGAGAACCATGGGCCGATTTCTTGGCCTTAATGAGGATCTAATTGAAGCCATATGTCTGGGGCATGACATAGGCCACACTCCATTTGGTCATGACGGTGAACAGTATCTTTCTGAGCTCTGCCTCTTTCATTCAATAGGTGCCTTTGAGCATAATGTCCAAAGCGTGCAGCTCCTTGAAAGGGTAGAAAGAAAGGGGAGGGGGCTCAATCTATGTATTGAAACACTGGATGGAATTCTCTGCCATGATGGCCCGGAATTTGGGGTTTTGCTTAAGCCTGACCGAACAAAGACATTTGAAACATTAGATAAAGACCTTTCCGAAGCCAAAAATGACAAGTCAAAAATACTTGTGCCAATGTCTCTTGAAGGCTGCGTAACAAGACTTGCAGACGTTATAAGCTATATAGCCAGGGATTTCGAGGATGCTATCAGAATAGGCATTTTAAAAAGAGAGGTATTACCCGAAAAAGTCGTAAATATACTTGGAACAAGTAATGGAACAATTGTCTATAATCTTGTTACAGATGTCATTGAAAACAGCTTCAGACAGCCTTTTGTCGGATTCAGCGACGAGGTTTCAGAAGCCATACTCGAGCTCAAGAACTTTAATATGGTTCATATTTATAAGAATCCTCTGATCAAAAAGCATTTGGGAAACGTCAGGGAATTGTTTCATATCCTTTTTGACAGATATCTTGGAGATCTTAAAAAAGGCGATACCTCTTCGGTCATTTTCACCAGCTTTTTAAAGGATATGACTGAAGATTATATGAATTCGCATACACAGCCAGAAATTGTAAGGGATTTTATATCGGGCATGACGGATCAGTATTTTATTTCCCAGTGTCCTGAAAAATTGAGGCCAGCAGTAATAACAGGATTTGGAACCGATGTTTAAAAACAGAGACTCCTACAGAAATATCTGCGGACGGGATGATCTTTTCTCTTACAAGGTCACTGTCAAGGAAACCAATCTGTTTGTGATGACGGATAAGTTTCTTGAAAAAGAGATAATTGAAATAATCCTGAAACACAGAGGGCACCTTGAAAACTATATGGATGCAAATCCAGGTTTCATGACGGCACTTGTTCCATGGCATTCTGATCAGTTTGCTCCTCCTATTGTGAGGGCGATGATCGAAGCAGGGTCTATTGCCTGTGTCGGCCCAATGGCAGCGGTTGCAGGTTCAGTATCACAATTTGTTGGAGAGGATCTTTCAGCTTTTTCCTCGGATGTTTTCATAGAAAACGGGGGTGATATCTATATAAGAACCACAAAACCTGTAACAATTGGTCTTTTTGCTGGCAAATCGCCTCTAAGCGGGAAAATAGGCCTGAAATTTCAACCCGGCCCACCGTTTGGAGTATGTACATCCTCAGGAACAGTAGGCCATTCATTAAGTTTCGGGAAGGCCGATGCTATTTGCATATATTCATCTTCCTGCTCTCTTGCAGATGCCGCTGCAACTGCTGTTGGCAATATAATAAAAAAGCCGGCGGACATTCAACCTGCGCTTGAGATGGCTAAAAATATTCCTGGGGTTAAAGGTGCGCTCGTTGTTCTTGGCAAACAAATGGGAGGGTGGGGTGATATGGAAATAGTACCATTATGATCGGCTCAGTTCCCTTTAGGTACGGCATCTGAGCTTAAGTAACAAAATTGCTTTAAAATTTCTTTTCCAAAAATTCCCCAGATCATGCACCTATGATATGTTAAATTGGTTATTACTAAACATATATCAAAATGGGTA
This genomic window contains:
- a CDS encoding tetratricopeptide repeat protein encodes the protein MNKSACRILFCAVLSAMFFMGGCSLQQSDSSRTDSIFPDTGEKNVPSEKRKEGGIEYFYYSQAQLKTSEGLIAEAVELMEKAIVSDPDSVYLKKELVSLYLKNNEADKALKTAKNLAEKHPNDVDVLLLYAGIRQVMKTEPLEVVNTYEKVLKLDPKQKNVYLMLGRLYLEKQDQKNAFRIYTDLVKIFPDSYAGFFYLGRIHIQRKEYTEAEKCFKKSLELDPTIEAPKFELIGLYKLQKKNNKAIEMYKKIISDNPDNIHAQVGLGLFYNSLGFKDKSEQIFYLLSKRAADVSPIVTEVLVNYIEKNNIKDAVTILTGLLKGQPDNSELNYAMAVAYDRSKMKDETLMYLKKVKPDSKFYTIAVVHTAVVLHDDKRSQEAITTIEKALDNQKDNLELYNFLAFLYEEIGNFDKAEEVLKKALSLDESNTKLHYRLGVVYDKAGNKQESINSMKKVIELEPTNANALNYLGYTYADMGTDLDEAERLINEALRYKPDDGYILDSLGWVYYQRGEYEKANEYITRAGAQIVNDPTIFEHLGDINDKLKNIEKASGYYKKSLELYKDEPSKKRITDKINKLKK
- a CDS encoding UPF0280 family protein, which produces MFKNRDSYRNICGRDDLFSYKVTVKETNLFVMTDKFLEKEIIEIILKHRGHLENYMDANPGFMTALVPWHSDQFAPPIVRAMIEAGSIACVGPMAAVAGSVSQFVGEDLSAFSSDVFIENGGDIYIRTTKPVTIGLFAGKSPLSGKIGLKFQPGPPFGVCTSSGTVGHSLSFGKADAICIYSSSCSLADAAATAVGNIIKKPADIQPALEMAKNIPGVKGALVVLGKQMGGWGDMEIVPL
- a CDS encoding deoxyguanosinetriphosphate triphosphohydrolase family protein, which translates into the protein MINDNSWKTSLRESLNLREDEYLSPLAAKSGNASRRRFEKRASEDYRQSFSLDADRIVNSRAYSRYIDKTQVFSFIKNDHLTHRVLHVQLVSKCARTMGRFLGLNEDLIEAICLGHDIGHTPFGHDGEQYLSELCLFHSIGAFEHNVQSVQLLERVERKGRGLNLCIETLDGILCHDGPEFGVLLKPDRTKTFETLDKDLSEAKNDKSKILVPMSLEGCVTRLADVISYIARDFEDAIRIGILKREVLPEKVVNILGTSNGTIVYNLVTDVIENSFRQPFVGFSDEVSEAILELKNFNMVHIYKNPLIKKHLGNVRELFHILFDRYLGDLKKGDTSSVIFTSFLKDMTEDYMNSHTQPEIVRDFISGMTDQYFISQCPEKLRPAVITGFGTDV
- a CDS encoding Mrp/NBP35 family ATP-binding protein; translation: MIHEKMPDSKSSCKTSSCGSGKSAAIQRNEELTKAALSKIKFKILVMSGKGGVGKSSVACNLAVALSNRGFKTGLMDVDVHGPSVAKIMGMKGLLDATEDRMLIPMAFGDNLKIVSMQSLLPHEDQAIIWRGPAKGSMIQQFIGSVKWDNLDFLIIDAPPGTGDEPLTVIQTVTDAKAVIVTTPQDVALSDVRKSINFCKTVKMDVIGLVENMGPFDCPHCAKQIALFNNAGAEKTAAEMGIDFLGYVPFDIQVGQSCDAGLPIASTHMDSPFMKAFDLIVSKIVEDLGVKK
- a CDS encoding lipoprotein insertase outer membrane protein LolB; translation: MRASIFFLVVFAALFSVGCATRSIQPVKFENGLEAGLVLGKLQKSNESLDNFKCSGTIEIHNDDESFNARTVMCVKPPSSFRLEALSPAGPPAFRMSGDTESIYIQPEPSGQIYKKDAKGATLEKLAGIEIQVQDMINLLCGRPAVVPDGSLADLKLDPHDKSAKALVIYDVAGNILQRLKLDESNSIQSAEIFDSSGKSIYSAEFSGAKQVGGFVFPGKVFVKAGNKELKLAIRQIWPNTDIKENLFVLTAPATGNN